The Oncorhynchus keta strain PuntledgeMale-10-30-2019 chromosome 28, Oket_V2, whole genome shotgun sequence DNA segment ttgcttctaacttcaatatgctctttaaataaataagacctacaccacttttaacagcacattactcaacactagtgagattCATGTCATCTACAGTATATCGTGGAGAGTCACATATagaggattctaaattaaaacCAAAAGCCGATGGCCGATGTCTCCCGGTGGCGGCCGGCACGGGTATCGAACCTGCATCTGTAGCAATGCATTTTACACTGCGGGAGCCCCCatccacaaagtatcaaaatacagagaggtgttggtaaaagtatattgtcctgctaatagccccaCAATgggctattataatactgtacatggtgtccaggtAAGGTAATCAAAAACATTCTTTATTaaaagactatcagaaagaatgttggtacttatttatttttatccaaAGCCATgattgagtgagtcactcagctttatgtaggtgccggcTATATGACTGTGTCATCAATTTGATAATATATAATGATATGAGGTTATTACGTTTTCAGAAAAACAAAAGAGAGCGATTATAAATCTGAATAAAGTCCAAAATAATATTTGTTAAGGCTAAAACATTTATGTTTTTAGAGGGAAAGAAagactgggacaattgtgcgccacccatAAAGGCCAAAATATAGCCTTGCTAATAGCCataatggcgctgtacaacgtgaccgtgtgtttgaaagagtattttccagtaagcaacaatgtttaccttcattagacaactttgttccaatatttctgtaattcaaagatatttattcccatagtaattcgttatggatccataattAAATAAACATACCAATTTTTAAAGagtaattattattttattaatgaaAGCATCAAGATGTTGATGACAAAATACTGTACTGTTTTGAGTTAAATGTAGCAATCAGAGTACATAAGCATCGAATACATTGCATGTACGGGGATGTTCACACCTACAGTAGCTGGGCAaaaagagtctattgtcctgctaatcaGGCTACAAGTgtttgaaaacctgttttcaaaatgccaccagctgtccatcactactgtcaataaaaacacagcatcttgtaaccacaatgtcacaTAATTTGTCTCTACCGTTCCAATTACTACTAGAATTTGggattaatttgattaatattatggagTTTCTGTTCCAAGGAAAACCCTCTGGATTTCCGTTGGGATGAAATGGAAAATATGGcactgtacaacgtgacggtcgggagtacagtactgggctatttagctaaaatCCAGTGTCCTGCGGGCACGTGGGAGACCAGGGTTCAATTCCCcgatggggaggaaggagtaggctgtccttgtaaataagaatttgttcgtaactgacttgcctagttcaaataaaggttacactaatagcataacatttctacaccCTCATTTTCTAATtctagtctaaccaatacccaaacggagattcagtgaaaataaaagtCTCATTGATTTAttaagaccagtccccatgcttgtctcagagcagcgcaaAACTGTGCAAAAATAGTTGTAGGCTATCGCTTCAAATCCTTTTGCTTCTATCTTCAATACACTCTTTAAATAAGACCTACAcaacttttaacagcacattactcaacactagtggagactcatgtcgcctacggtaggcctacagtatgacgtgactctccgccaataattacatatagaggattggaggatatttctgatatttattcccatagtaattcgttatggatccataactaaataaacggcgtcattttgaaagagtatttttatcattttatgaatgaaagcataaagatgccatTATTAGTTACAATGTTTTAGTTTGAACGTGCAGACTGGCATGAAGAACAGAACAGCGGGAATGTTTCCCTAGTCAGCCAAATTATTAGTGCAATGCCCCTTAAAGTGTTGCCAGTGTGGCGGggtgagaatgtgatgaaagaaattattctgacatttcacattcttaaaataaagtggtgatcctaactgacctaaaacagggaatttttactaggattaaatgtcaggaattgtgtaaaactgagtttaaattttattttttatttcaccttcatttaaccaggtaggctagttgagaacaagttctcatttgcaactgcgacctggccaagataatgcatagcagtgtgaacagacaacacagagttacacatggagtaaacaattaacaagtcaataacacagtcgaaaaaaaaggggagtctatatacaatgtgtgcaaaaggcatgaggaggtaggcgaataattacaatattgcatattaacactggagtgatagagaggtagaggtagagatattggtgtgcaaaagagcagaaaagtaaataaattaaaactgtggggatgaggtaggtgaaaatgggtgggctatttaccaatagattatgtacagctgcagcgatcggttagctgatgtttgaagttggtgagggagataaaagtctccaatttcagcgatttttgcaattcgttccagtcacaagcagcagagtactggaatgaaaggcggccgaatgaggtgttggctttagggatgatcagtgagatacacctgctggagcgcgtgctacggatgggtgttgccatcgtgaccagtgaactgagataaggcggagctttacctagcatggccttgtagatgacctggagccagtgggtctggcgacgaatatgtagcgagggcctgccgactagagcatacaagtcgcagtggtgggtagtataaggtgctttagtgacaaaacggatggcactgtgataaactgcatccagtttgctgagtagagtgttggaagcaattttgtagatgacatcgccgaagtcgaggatcggtaggatagtcagttttactagggtaagcttggcagcgtgagtgaaggaggctttgttgcggaatagaaagccaactcttgatttgattttcgattggagatgtttcatatgggtctggaaggagagtttgcagtctagccagacacctaggtacttataggtgtccacatattcaaggtcggaaccatccagtgtggtgatgctagtcgggcatgcgggtgcaggcagcgatcggttgaaaagcatgcatttggttttactagcgtttaagagcagttggaggccatggaaggagtgttgtatggcattgaagctcgtttggaggttagatagcacagtgtccaatgacgggccgaaagtatatagaatggtgtcgtctgcgtagaggtggatcagggaatcgcccgcagcaagagcaacatcattgatatatacagagaaaagagtcggcccgagaattgaaccctgtggcacccccatagagactgcatgaggaccggacagcatgccctctgatttgacacactgaactctgtctgcaaagtaattggtgaaccaggcaaggtagtcatctgaaaaaccgaggctactgagtctgccgataagaatatggtgattgacagagtcgaaagccttggcaaggtcgatgaagacggctgcacagtactgtcttttatcgatggcggttatgatgtcgtttagtaccttgagtgtggctgaggtgcactcgtgaccggctcggaaaccagattgcatagcggagaaggtacagtgggattcgagatggtcagtgacctgtttgttgacttggctttcgaagaccttagataggcagggcagaatggatataggtctgtaacagtttgggtccagggtgtctccccctttgaagagggggatgactgcggcagctttccaatccttggggatctcagacgatatgaaagagaggttgaacaggctagtaataggggtcgcgacaatggcggcggatagtttcagaaatagaggttCCAGAtcgtcaagcccagctgatttatacgggtccaggttttgcagctctttcagaacatctgtatgtatttggcaaaggtgtatgtaaacttccgacttcaactgtagttgaaGTTCTTGGAATGACTGTTTTACTGTGCCCATAACAAAAATGTGTTAATACAAATGCTCCTTCAATGtgtcaaaaaatgttttttaatgtTTGTGTCGTCTATGAGCCTTGTTCTAGTCTAGCCTGAGTATATTGACTCCTGGTAAACATACAGTGGAACAGGTGAAGGAAAAAATACAGGCAGTAATCTactcactcctctccctcaggCCCTGGCCGAAGCTGCGCGCCAATCGGAAGAGAGACCAGAAAAGCACACCTTTGATCAGCACTGAGATCCCCGCTCCAGTCACAGCAGCGGCCTCCAGTGTATACGTCTTATCCTGCCCCCAGTGTACACTGATCTGAAATCAGAAGACCATGAAGTCCATCTCAGAGCAACCATTCACCATACTTTCCCTAAAGATCTGATTTGAGATCAGTTCAACCACTGGCTTTCACAGCTCACCCTGTACATCAGGTACACGAAGTAGGCCACCTCCGGCACATTAAGAAGGACAAAGACCCAAACCAGCGGCTTGGCTTCTTTTAAAACCTGTAACAAAGGTAAGTGCTTACAATCTAAAATTATTTCCACCATCCTTCATTCAATTGAGTTCACATACTTTATGGGTGTAGTATTTCATTGTGATTTATGTTCTACTGTTTATGCACGTGTGCAGTGCACACTAATTATTAAATTACATATTTTATTCTCTTGATACTTGTTACTCACTGCGATAGCCCCCATGGCTGCGGTAAGGCAGGCCCAGACCACTCCAAAGCCCAGGATGATGCTGTTCATGAAGGACATGGTTGTACCTGACGTCATAATCAGTATGCAAAGGCACAGCTGACAGAGAAACAGGAAAAACCAGCCACAGATTATTCCAACTACAAATCTAGTACAGCTCCATCCCAAAGAACCTGATGTATGAATGGCCCTGATAAAAAGGACCACCTTTAGAGCACCTTAAATTCAATTTCGGACAAAAAGGCATACTCTGCTGCATCATTCACTGAATCAAATGACTCATTCAtaacaaaacccactgatattgtcAACTACTTAAACTTTTTAGGCATGACATGCAAACAACAAATTCTAAAACAACACATCAAtgcataactgaccaaattatgaaagacaagcattataattttgaattccgtaaagttaGTTAGGGCGAGGAGGAAAAAacttgtctatcaacaatgacaagctattgggtctgacaacttggattgAAAATGATGGAGGATGATAGCGGACTATATTGCCACCTCTTCAATCTAAGTCTACAGGAAAGTGTGAGCCCTCAGACCTGGAcggaagcaaaagtaattccgctacccaagaacaGCAAGgcaccctttactggctcaaacagCTGACCAATCAACCGGTTGCGATCCCTCAGTAAACTTTCGGAAAAcattgtttgaccagatacaatgctatttcacagtaaactaATTAACAACTGATTTTCAgtatgcttatagggaagggcactcaacatgtacagcatttacacaaatgactgatgattggctgaaagaaattgataagattgttggagctgttttgttagacttcagtgcagcttttgacattatcgatcataatcTGCTGTTGGAAAAACTTTTTTGTTATGActttacatcccctgctataTCATGATCGAGAGTTCTGTGTAACAGAAAAGAGAGGGTGttttttaatggaagcctctccaacaatCAATGTAGAGTCGGGCATTctccagggtagctgtttaggcccttTATTTTTTTCAATCTTTCCTACTGACCTGGCACtgagtaaagcctgtgtgtctatgtatgctgatgactcaacgttatacacgtcagctaccacagcaagTAAAATCACTGCATCACTGAACAAAGACCTGCAGTCAGTTGTAGAATGGGAGACAAGTAATAAgctagtcctaaatatttctaaaattAAAAGCAATATATCCGGGACAAATCATTCAATAAAACCTAAACTAAATTGCATAATGAagaatgtggaaattgagcaagttgagcaGACAAAAACTGCTTggtgtaaccctggattgtaaactgtcaccGTCAAAACATACTGATGTAATGGTAGCTAAGATAGGGAGAAAGAACTGCTCTGCTTTCTTGACATTGCTATGAACAAAACAAGTCTTACAGGCTCGAgttgttgcacctggactactgcccagtcatATCGTCAAGCACCACAAAGAGGGACAAAGGCAAATTACAGTTGGCCCAGCACGAAGCAGCATGGCCGGCCCTTAAATGTACAGAGAACTAACATCAATGACATGCATGTTAATCTCTCATGGCCCGAAGTAGAGGAGAGTGACTGCATCactacttgtctttgtgagaggtattTACATGTTGAAAGCagcgagctgtctgtttaaactactagcacacagctcagacacccatgcataccccacaagacatgccaccagaggtctcttcacagtccccaagtgcAGAACAGAATCTGGGAAatgcacagtactacacagagccatgactaaatggaactctattccacatcaactAACATGCAAGCAGGTTTAAAAACCATAGAACTACACCTTGGACTGTgacaagacacacacactcactctacaCACATGCTTGTACGGTGATATTAGAAATGCATTGTGGATATGTACTGGTGTAATTATGTTATATGTACTGTTATATTTTAGCTTTCATTTGTTTGGACCCCAAGAATAAtagggaaataaataaatacaaaaaaataccCTGAAGGCAATCATACATATCTGCACCAAAGATGCTCAATGTCAAGGCAACACAACGTGTTAGAATGACGCCATCTGTCGGAAGAAAATGGTTGTCGTGTGTCAGACATGTATTATGACACATGTGGAATGTGGCGGTACCTGGGCCTGTAGGTCAAAGGTGACCATGGAGAAGCACAGGTTGATCAGGAAGTACTGCTCCTGGAAGCTCTCCAGAGCTCCGCCCACACGGAAGGCCATCATGTTGGGCCTTTGGATGAGCAGAGTGGCGCACAGGACATGGACCACGCCCACACACAGGATGCACACAAACCGCACCtaccacacaagcacacacactgaTTCACTACCTCAGCTACTCAAACAGCACCTGTGACATAAGCACATGCACAATCACGTCTGGTCACAATTGAGCCGTGTTCTGTAGGGAGAATACGTTTTTAAACGGGGAGGTAGTACCCGAACTTGTCCAATGAGAACACAGATTgttgttttctgttgcaaaacactTTGCTACGGTATACCGTACTGAATATGACCCTGGATTAGACATAGGAGTTGGTTTAATTTTGTCGGTCCACATGCAGCGTACCAGAAGCAGGTCCTTTCTATCCTGGAGAGGGAGCACCATGAAGTTGACCACAGAGCGCATCATGACCACCAacacactgaggacaaacactATCAACTCCTGCCTGTTCTCCTGCAGGATTCCCCTGGTGATGTAGTATATGCAGAACACTGGAGAAACATAAAGAAGACTGTGTGTGATACAGTATTGGTGTAGGCGGCATAATCAGGATTTAACCATAGAACAATGGTGACATGGGGTGATCAGAATTGGGGATTACATTTCTTTTCTCTGAATATTTCATAATGTGTTCATGTCTGGACACAGTAAGGAGTTGGCACTCTGTTGTTAACAATCTGTTGCTATTGCCACTAATGTAAGACATGCCACTTACAAATTCCAACCAGTTGGATGAGAGATACAGTGAAGTCGTCCTCATAGCTGTACGTTGCCATGCTTTGCCTGTAGATGTTTGTCAGTGTGAGGGCCAATAGTGCCAGTAGAGAGGCGATGGTGAAGCAGAAGTAAAGCTTCACCAAGCATGACAGCTCTGACCAAGGCTTTATCTGTGGGGAGAAAGCCAAGCATATAACCTTTCTTTACACACAGACACCTAGGGCCCTATTCAATCAAAACAGGTGCACATTTTTGAGTAAGACAAAGGAACATTCTTCTTATGCTGTGAACATGTAGTCTACATTCTTATTCATGTGATAAGAGAAACATGTTTACAGAGTTGAGTGACACAACAGTGCAGGAAGAATGTTGAACTGAATAGGACTCTGGTTCCCAATTCAAGCAACAGCTAGAACAGATAAATGTGACAATGTATAAGGAGAACAATTGGGATGTATACTGACCGGGCCACATGGCGTTGGGATCAGTTCCTGGTGCCTTGGTCTCAGGTTTGGGGATGGGAGATCTGAGCCCTCCCACGGCTGATTGCTCAACAGTGGACTGAAATAGAAATATATGTGGATATTAGTGACTGTGCAAGGTTCAAATGTATATTGAATGGCTGATATACGCATAATAATTTGTCATATTCATAGATCCATGATGAGAtataggtaactgccaaaataaagtaaACCAACATAAAAGtatcttaatagggtgttgggtcatcacgagccagaacagcttcaatacaccttggcatagattatattttctatttttaaaatgtatttaactagtcaagtcagttaagaactcattcttatttacaataacggcctaccggggaacagtgggttaactgccttggtctggggcagaacgacagatttttaccttgtcagctcggggattcgatccagcaacctttcggttactcccctaacgttctaaccactaggctacctgccacccttcaagtgtctggaactctattggagcgATGCGACACCATTATTCCATGAGAAATTCAATTTTGTGTTTTTTTGATTGTGGTGGAAAATGCTGTTTCAGGCACCGCTTCAGAatgtgttcaattgggttgagatctggtgacagacAGCCATGGCATAGGGTTTAAGAGATATGGTTTGGAAAACATACCTAAATGTAGTGATGGGATATGCCACTGTACTCCAAATTGTAGCTTTCTCCACACTGATACATAAGAGTAGATTGAAATACTGCTAGTTTTCCCAGAAAACTGCCCTTTTGTCAGGACACACGTTTCACGCCACTTCAATACAAAGTGATTTTCATAGCAGGTTAGAAGAACAttttctctaaccctaacccttttcctaccCTGCTACGAAAAAGTCACTTCGGTATCGAAGTCGGATTAAAAGAGCCACCGCAGCCATTTTGGAATGGCAGTATCAGCACCTTTGTTGTTCAATGCAACGTGCCATTCCATCATGGCTGCTGTGGCTACTGCTAGCTAGCATGAGGACAAAAAGGTCAGTTTCCCAGGAAAACTAGCAGTATTTCAATATTCTCGATGGAGCTGTGTGGACAGAGGTAAAATTTGGAGTACAGTGGCATATCCCATCCCTGCAGTGAGGTACATAATTCTGACCTATATATTGCACCTGCTCCATGTGTCTTATGCCACAATCAAGTCATGTCTGAAACTTGAGACCTCCGATTAAAATTAACTGAAGTTGTTTGTGTGTAAACCTTcccatttttttcacctttatttaaccaggttggctagttgagaacaagttctcatttgcaactgcgacctggttgTTTCTGATACTTCATAAGTGGGAAACTCAGGATCTGACTCTAACCCCCTAGGTTAGCAAATCAGAAATGCCCAAGTTTCTGACATGGCATTAATGTAACCATGACGGAGTTCCGACCCCAGTTCAGCTCAGTGTAAACAAGCGTAACGGTAGGGTCGGTATCTTCTGGCAATGGACACACCAAACGAAAGAATGTTGGAAACGGAACTCAAATCACATCCTGTCACTAAACTAACACTACATCGATGATTGTAATTATGTTAATAAGTCGCGCTCATAAACTCACCGTATCTCTTCCATTTTTAAGTGAAATAGTAACTAGATAATCGTGTTCTTGATGTTCTACATCTCAGCAAGCAGGCCAGCATTGGCTGCTAAATTCAAACGTATTCACGCCACATATTTTGGGGAGTTTTAATGGCGGTGTGCAAACCATAACGCCACAGTTCCGCTTTCAAGTGTATATGTCTGACGTCTTTCTGAGGTGTATTCAGCATGCATAACATGCACGTACTTGTTTGAAAACGGGTCCAGTCAATATCATAACAATAGTCAATCGTGAATGTTTTAGAACAGTACGATGATTTGTTTAGTTGTCTTTAGCACAGCGGCTTAAAATACTCTTTGCATTCGCAAACCAGTAAAGATTTGCAAACTCCGCATTCATCTCAACCATCGAAACGTTGCATATTGAACACACCCTTGATGAGGTTGCAAGGAAAATGCTTAGCCACAAGGGGGCATAATGACTCCCCAAGCCACTAATCAATGCATTAGACATTGTAAACAAAGACAATACAAACGTATCCAACCTCCACTATAAACATGTACATTCGCCTGGTCCATGTATTATCTATTCAAAACTACATTCAGGGACATCTGTGTTATTTGGAAATGGTGCTGTGGCGGAGTTGTCGTCTTGACAGTGGGCTCGAGCCATCGCTAAACTCCGTGAAAGTAATTGAAAGTCCACCAAGCGGTCCGGTCGTCATTTGTAACTACAGCCACAAATGCATAGACCCCgcctatttaaaaataaatatcgTCTTAAAATCAGTTTTGtaacctaaccacactgctaacccaaaGCCCAACCATAACCTTAAATTAGGACCAAAAAGCTTAtttttgtttttatacatttttacaatagCAATATTACTTTGTGGTTGTGGTAACCTTATGCTAGCGACTGTTTGGAACTCGTATACCAGAAATCGGAATTGCATAACTGACGTTAACTAGGAGGCACCACTTGGTAAGATAATTCCAACATTTACTGCATCTACAAGCTGAGTTTAATAGCcttttaaatataaatatatatattttaccaatGAACAGCGCGTTCATTCAATAAATTAGAATTTTCACGAGTAGGCTATTTGAGacacaaacacattcacattTAGCTAGCTACTATAGCTAATCAGCTGGTGAATTTTGCTTGTCAGTTAATGTTACAGTAACGGTAGCTAGCTAGTTTGTCAAATAGTAAACTAGTTAGCTAACGTCAGATACTTGCCAGCCAACTATGCCGTTTTAGCTAGCTTTTGGTCTTGTGTCAAATGAGTGAAAACGTGGTGAACGAGGATGCCAGAGGCAACATTTGCAATATTTATAATATTTCTGCTTTATGTATTCATATGTAACCTGCCAATGTAAACTGGCTTGTACGTATGTATTTGTGGTTCCTATATAAATGAAGATACAGGCTACTTTAACTACACCGACCTTTGCACCACTCCTGCATTTTAATCGCTATGTGGATCTGACTTATTACATTCGTGCACTATCAGAAACGTGTGCCCGGCAGTATTGCTTGTAATGTCGAGTGTATCATTGTTTAACTACAAGCAACTCACTAATGAAGACTATTTTCCAGACATGGGTTGAGTAACTTTGAACAGGGGTTCTCAAAGTGGGGTCCGTGCAGGAAGTAGTTTTGGGGGTGCTGCGATTTCTTTCGCTGCGGATGTTGTGGTGGGAGGTGCTGAGAAAGTTTTGTCAACGGGGAGGCCTGGACAAATCTTTTTACCCGCGCTGGCGCTGCAGACTGCTATGTCGGTTGCGTaaacaggactattaaaggcccgGTGCACTACTTAAATTatgcttattttatttatttattctaatTTTTCAgtgggtgctgcagcacccttaCTTCCCACAGCTATGGGTCCACGGAGGTACTGCATTGGGGTCTGCTTCCAGATAAAACAATATATaaacaaacttaacatgtgtaaatatttgtattaacATAGCAAGATTCaaaaactgagacataaactgaacaggttccacagacatgtgactaacagaaatggaataatgtgtccctgaacaaagggggggtcaaaatcaaaataccagtcagtatctggtgtgaccaccagctgcattaagtactgcagtgcatctcatcctcatggactgcaccagatttgccagttcttgctgtgagatggtatccgggctcttcgctggccatggcagaacactgacattcctgtcttgcaggaaatcatgtacagaatgagcagtatggctggtggcattgtcatgctggagggtcatgtcaggatgagcctgcaggaagggtaccacatgagggaggaggatgtcttccatgTAACGTACAGTGTtgcgattgcctgcaatgacaacaagctcagtccgatgacaccgccccagaccatgacgaaccctccacctccaaatcgatcccactccagagatACAGGGCTCAGTGTttacgctcattccttcgacgataaacgcgaattcgaccatcacctctggtgagacaaTACTGCGACTCATCagtggtccagcgacggtgggtttgtgcccataggcgacattgttgccggtgatgtctgg contains these protein-coding regions:
- the LOC118360936 gene encoding uncharacterized protein LOC118360936 isoform X1, translated to MEEIRPLLSNQPWEGSDLPSPNLRPRHQELIPTPCGPIKPWSELSCLVKLYFCFTIASLLALLALTLTNIYRQSMATYSYEDDFTVSLIQLVGILFCIYYITRGILQENRQELIVFVLSVLVVMMRSVVNFMVLPLQDRKDLLLVRFVCILCVGVVHVLCATLLIQRPNMMAFRVGGALESFQEQYFLINLCFSMVTFDLQAQLCLCILIMTSGTTMSFMNSIILGFGVVWACLTAAMGAIAVLKEAKPLVWVFVLLNVPEVAYFVYLMYRISVHWGQDKTYTLEAAAVTGAGISVLIKGVLFWSLFRLARSFGQGLRERMFSSDKQ
- the LOC118360936 gene encoding uncharacterized protein LOC118360936 isoform X2, with translation MEEIRPLLSNQPWEGSDLPSPNLRPRHQELIPTPCGPIKPWSELSCLVKLYFCFTIASLLALLALTLTNIYRQSMATYSYEDDFTVSLIQLVGILFCIYYITRGILQENRQELIVFVLSVLVVMMRSVVNFMVLPLQDRKDLLLVRFVCILCVGVVHVLCATLLIQRPNMMAFRVGGALESFQEQYFLINLCFSMVTFDLQAQLCLCILIMTSGTTMSFMNSIILGFGVVWACLTAAMGAIAVLKEAKPLVWVFVLLNVPEVAYFVYLMYRISVHWGQDKTYTLEAAAVTGAGISVLIKVFSSDKQ